A single Myxocyprinus asiaticus isolate MX2 ecotype Aquarium Trade chromosome 50, UBuf_Myxa_2, whole genome shotgun sequence DNA region contains:
- the tnfaip8l1 gene encoding tumor necrosis factor alpha-induced protein 8-like protein 1 isoform X1, which yields MDNVNLYFLEDIMDAFSTKSLALQAQKKLMSKMATKTVANLFIDDTSSEVLDELYRVTKEYTRNRKEAQKIIKNLIKMVVKLGVLYRNGQFNNEELALVERFRKRVHTLAMTAVSFYQIEFTFERHIMSDLLNDCRELLHQAINRHLTAKSHSRINHVFNHFSDCDFLAALYAPSGVYRTHLQKICEGVNKMLDDGNL from the coding sequence ACATCATGGACGCTTTCAGCACGAAGAGCCTGGCTCTGCAGGCCCAGAAGAAACTCATGAGCAAGATGGCGACCAAGACGGTGGCTAACCTCTTCATAGACGACACCAGCAGCGAGGTACTAGACGAGCTGTATCGAGTGACCAAAGAGTACACGCGCAACCGCAAGGAAGCCCAAAAGATCATTAAGAACCTCATTAAGATGGTGGTCAAGTTGGGCGTCCTCTACCGAAACGGCCAATTCAACAACGAGGAGCTAGCGCTGGTCGAACGATTCCGAAAGAGAGTGCACACTCTCGCGATGACGGCCGTTAGCTTCTACCAGATTGAATTCACTTTTGAGCGTCACATCATGAGCGATCTACTCAATGATTGCCGTGAACTGTTACACCAGGCTATCAACCGCCACCTAACGGCGAAATCTCATAGTCGTATCAACCACGTCTTCAATCACTTTTCCGACTGTGACTTTCTCGCGGCGCTGTATGCTCCTTCGGGAGTTTACCGCACACACTTGCAGAAAATTTGTGAAGGAGTCAACAAGATGCTGGATGATGGCAATCTTTGA
- the tnfaip8l1 gene encoding tumor necrosis factor alpha-induced protein 8-like protein 1 isoform X2, translating into MDAFSTKSLALQAQKKLMSKMATKTVANLFIDDTSSEVLDELYRVTKEYTRNRKEAQKIIKNLIKMVVKLGVLYRNGQFNNEELALVERFRKRVHTLAMTAVSFYQIEFTFERHIMSDLLNDCRELLHQAINRHLTAKSHSRINHVFNHFSDCDFLAALYAPSGVYRTHLQKICEGVNKMLDDGNL; encoded by the coding sequence ATGGACGCTTTCAGCACGAAGAGCCTGGCTCTGCAGGCCCAGAAGAAACTCATGAGCAAGATGGCGACCAAGACGGTGGCTAACCTCTTCATAGACGACACCAGCAGCGAGGTACTAGACGAGCTGTATCGAGTGACCAAAGAGTACACGCGCAACCGCAAGGAAGCCCAAAAGATCATTAAGAACCTCATTAAGATGGTGGTCAAGTTGGGCGTCCTCTACCGAAACGGCCAATTCAACAACGAGGAGCTAGCGCTGGTCGAACGATTCCGAAAGAGAGTGCACACTCTCGCGATGACGGCCGTTAGCTTCTACCAGATTGAATTCACTTTTGAGCGTCACATCATGAGCGATCTACTCAATGATTGCCGTGAACTGTTACACCAGGCTATCAACCGCCACCTAACGGCGAAATCTCATAGTCGTATCAACCACGTCTTCAATCACTTTTCCGACTGTGACTTTCTCGCGGCGCTGTATGCTCCTTCGGGAGTTTACCGCACACACTTGCAGAAAATTTGTGAAGGAGTCAACAAGATGCTGGATGATGGCAATCTTTGA